In uncultured Bacteroides sp., one genomic interval encodes:
- a CDS encoding glycosyltransferase family 8 protein: MKIHIACNIDSNYVRFCSIMLVSLFENNKGESFDIHIVSQDLSEEGQKALKDIVCGQYKQRVYFYFVNTDLANDFPIDPTSHISISTYLRLFLGSVLPSSLSKVLYLDCDIIIRSSIAAFWDIDLTGYAIGCVEDMWSDRDENYSRLGYSKDFSYFNAGVLLVNLDYWRQNDLENEFTNYVKHNAEKLLFNDQDVLNEVLHDKKLFIPFKWNMQDGFFRSRRRIRKETWDILDKELCNPAILHFTGSKKPWHYKCIHPYKSEFYVYQRLTKWKDCCPEVNYYFLFLMTIQRLATSLKIKRRKFRKFKKQWI, encoded by the coding sequence ATGAAAATTCATATAGCATGTAATATAGACAGTAATTATGTCCGTTTTTGCTCAATAATGCTGGTCTCTTTGTTCGAGAATAATAAAGGTGAATCTTTTGATATACATATTGTTTCTCAGGATCTTTCTGAAGAAGGACAAAAAGCCTTGAAGGATATTGTTTGTGGACAGTATAAGCAAAGAGTCTATTTTTATTTCGTAAACACTGATTTGGCTAATGATTTTCCTATTGACCCTACTAGTCATATTAGTATATCAACCTATCTACGACTTTTTTTGGGCAGTGTTTTACCATCTTCCTTATCTAAGGTACTCTATTTGGATTGTGATATTATAATTCGTTCTTCAATTGCTGCTTTCTGGGACATCGATCTTACCGGTTATGCAATAGGATGTGTAGAAGATATGTGGAGTGACAGAGATGAAAATTACTCCCGCCTTGGATACTCAAAGGATTTCTCTTATTTTAATGCGGGTGTGTTGCTCGTTAATCTCGATTATTGGAGACAAAATGATCTGGAAAATGAATTTACTAACTATGTTAAGCATAATGCAGAAAAACTTTTGTTTAATGACCAGGATGTTTTGAATGAAGTACTGCATGATAAAAAACTGTTTATCCCATTTAAATGGAATATGCAAGATGGCTTTTTTAGAAGCAGAAGAAGAATTAGAAAGGAAACCTGGGATATATTAGATAAGGAGTTATGTAATCCGGCGATACTCCATTTTACAGGAAGTAAAAAGCCCTGGCATTATAAATGTATACATCCGTATAAATCGGAATTCTATGTGTATCAACGTTTAACTAAGTGGAAAGACTGTTGTCCTGAAGTAAATTACTATTTCTTATTTTTGATGACTATTCAGAGATTAGCTACATCTTTGAAGATTAAAAGGCGTAAATTCAGGAAGTTTAAGAAACAATGGATATAA
- a CDS encoding glycosyltransferase family 9 protein, with protein sequence MAKILIIRFSAIGDVAMTIPVIHSLALQHPEHEFTVLSRVSLRPLFIGLPQNVHFMGADLHGKHSGLLGLHRLFYNELKPQNFDYVADLHNVLRTKIIRLRFKMMGIPTAYIYKGRLGKKKLTNRYHKVFENQKSSFRRYTDVFKALGFPIQLNFTSIFGEGRGDMSQIQHITGDKCDLKWIGIAPFAKHKGKVLPLDKQEEVIAHFAKDPRVKVFLFGGGKNEESVLTSWVNKYPSVTSLIGKLNMNTELILMSYLDAMVSMDSANMHLASLVNAPVVSVWGATHPYCGFMGWKQSPMNAVQVDLPCRPCSVFGNKSCYRKDYACLNMITPDMVIKKIESIIF encoded by the coding sequence ATGGCTAAGATATTGATTATTCGTTTTTCCGCGATAGGAGATGTAGCAATGACTATCCCGGTGATTCATTCGCTTGCCCTACAGCATCCTGAACATGAATTTACTGTGTTGAGTCGTGTATCACTTCGTCCGCTTTTTATAGGATTGCCTCAGAATGTTCATTTTATGGGAGCCGATTTGCATGGTAAACATAGTGGGCTTTTAGGGTTGCATCGGTTATTCTATAACGAGTTGAAGCCTCAGAACTTTGATTACGTAGCCGATTTACACAATGTACTTCGTACAAAAATAATTCGTCTTCGTTTCAAAATGATGGGTATTCCAACTGCTTACATTTATAAAGGACGTCTGGGCAAGAAGAAACTGACCAACAGATACCATAAAGTATTTGAGAATCAGAAATCATCTTTCCGTAGATACACTGACGTCTTCAAGGCTTTAGGTTTTCCAATTCAGCTTAATTTCACTTCCATCTTTGGCGAAGGAAGAGGCGATATGTCTCAGATTCAACATATCACCGGAGATAAATGCGATTTGAAATGGATTGGCATTGCACCTTTTGCCAAACATAAAGGAAAAGTGCTTCCTTTGGACAAGCAGGAAGAAGTGATTGCTCACTTTGCAAAAGATCCTCGTGTAAAGGTATTCCTTTTTGGAGGAGGGAAAAACGAAGAGTCTGTTCTTACCTCATGGGTAAATAAATATCCTTCTGTAACATCACTCATTGGCAAGCTGAATATGAACACAGAACTCATCCTGATGAGTTATCTGGATGCAATGGTGTCTATGGATTCCGCAAATATGCATTTGGCATCGTTAGTCAATGCACCTGTCGTATCTGTTTGGGGAGCCACCCATCCGTATTGCGGATTTATGGGCTGGAAACAATCTCCAATGAATGCTGTTCAGGTTGATCTTCCATGCCGTCCATGTTCTGTATTTGGAAACAAATCTTGCTATCGTAAAGATTATGCTTGTCTGAATATGATTACTCCCGATATGGTTATTAAAAAGATAGAGAGCATAATATTTTAA
- a CDS encoding serine/threonine-protein kinase, producing MKILLNPAFESLRTFVESVPHIFGEEGETIYKGRNKIKVIKIGEIDVNVKRYRVPMFFNRVIYTFIRKSKGLRAFQYPQRLLEKGFETPQPIAYIEERNFGLIGYSYFVSVHCPYSRRFYEFGDADIKDCSDIVIAFARFSAKLHEAGILHLDYSPGNILFDKEDGEYKFSLVDINRMKFGKVSIEAGCANFARLWGQIPFFELLAKEYAATRGADEALCRDLILTYRRKFWTRFAKKHQVKYTLNF from the coding sequence ATGAAGATACTTCTGAATCCGGCTTTTGAATCATTGCGAACTTTTGTAGAATCTGTTCCTCATATCTTTGGGGAAGAAGGAGAAACCATATACAAAGGCCGGAATAAGATTAAAGTAATCAAAATAGGAGAGATTGACGTAAACGTCAAAAGATATAGAGTCCCGATGTTCTTTAACCGGGTTATTTATACTTTTATAAGAAAAAGCAAAGGATTGCGTGCTTTTCAGTATCCGCAACGATTGCTTGAGAAAGGTTTTGAGACTCCGCAACCGATAGCATACATTGAAGAAAGAAATTTTGGCTTGATCGGATATTCATATTTTGTGAGTGTACATTGTCCATATAGCCGTAGATTTTATGAATTTGGCGATGCGGATATAAAAGACTGTTCGGATATTGTTATTGCATTTGCACGTTTTTCAGCAAAACTTCATGAAGCCGGTATATTGCACCTGGATTACTCACCCGGTAATATCCTTTTTGACAAAGAAGATGGTGAATATAAGTTTTCTTTGGTGGATATTAACCGCATGAAATTTGGGAAGGTGAGTATTGAAGCGGGGTGTGCAAACTTTGCAAGGTTATGGGGACAAATTCCGTTCTTTGAATTGCTGGCAAAAGAATACGCTGCAACGCGTGGAGCAGATGAGGCCTTATGCCGGGATTTAATTCTGACTTACAGACGGAAATTCTGGACTCGCTTTGCAAAAAAACATCAGGTAAAATATACGCTGAATTTTTAA
- a CDS encoding DUF4254 domain-containing protein yields MTFSNLCNEIFFQSTENYHVTDSVDAPIQNPYELKTIEYYLYLKNWIDAVQWHFEDIIRDPQIDPVEALTLKRRIDKSNQDRTDLVELIDSYFYDQYKDVKPLADATINTESPAWAVDRLSILALKIYHMNEEVKRTDTTPEHHEQCQKKLDILLEQKKDLSSAIDQLLDDIKAGRKYMKVYKQMKMYNDPALNPVLYAKK; encoded by the coding sequence ATGACATTTAGTAACCTTTGCAACGAGATTTTCTTTCAATCAACAGAGAATTACCATGTAACTGATAGTGTAGATGCTCCGATTCAGAATCCTTATGAGCTGAAAACTATTGAGTATTATTTATATTTGAAGAATTGGATAGATGCCGTGCAATGGCATTTTGAAGATATTATACGTGATCCTCAGATTGATCCCGTAGAAGCGCTTACTTTGAAAAGACGCATTGATAAGTCTAATCAGGATCGTACAGATTTAGTTGAACTTATTGACAGCTATTTCTATGATCAGTATAAAGACGTGAAGCCTTTGGCTGATGCAACTATTAATACAGAAAGTCCTGCATGGGCTGTAGACCGTCTTTCAATCCTTGCATTGAAGATTTATCACATGAACGAGGAAGTGAAGCGTACAGATACTACTCCAGAACATCACGAACAGTGCCAGAAGAAATTAGATATCCTTTTGGAACAGAAAAAAGATTTATCTTCAGCTATTGATCAGCTGTTAGATGATATTAAGGCTGGCAGAAAGTATATGAAAGTATACAAACAGATGAAGATGTATAACGATCCAGCTCTTAATCCAGTTCTTTACGCTAAGAAGTAA
- a CDS encoding CDP-glycerol glycerophosphotransferase family protein has protein sequence MGKHYLFFVSLTYSFSILRPLQDEIWRRGDDVAWFIEDSCESWLTEKEKQLKTIQEVLDYNPIAVFAPGNFVYDFFPGVKVAVFHGYAMKKRVEKIDDHFTIRGWYDIYCTQGESTTPYFKELEKKHGFFKVYETGWCKVDPFFDKTASHTDKRENPTVLYSPTFTKGISSAPFLWETIKQLVETKPWNWIITFHPKLDDPELIQKYKELADTHDNVVFYRSNDGLNTFRKTDVMLCDSSSIIVEYMFLNKPVVTFRNTHPGNHLLDVINENEIGDAIEKALSRPKELMDNIYAYTMHHEPHRDGKNSARVLDAVDDFIENYRGKIKSKPLNLIRKIKLRLKIKYYHW, from the coding sequence ATGGGTAAGCACTATTTGTTTTTTGTTTCATTGACTTATTCTTTTTCTATTTTGCGCCCTCTTCAAGATGAAATATGGCGAAGAGGAGATGATGTTGCCTGGTTTATTGAAGACTCTTGCGAAAGCTGGCTAACAGAGAAAGAAAAGCAATTAAAGACAATACAAGAAGTACTTGATTATAATCCGATTGCAGTTTTTGCACCAGGAAACTTTGTGTACGACTTCTTTCCCGGAGTGAAGGTCGCTGTTTTTCATGGATATGCCATGAAAAAGCGAGTAGAAAAGATTGATGATCACTTTACTATCAGGGGATGGTATGATATATATTGCACTCAGGGAGAAAGTACTACACCCTATTTTAAAGAACTGGAAAAGAAACATGGTTTCTTTAAAGTGTATGAAACAGGTTGGTGTAAAGTTGATCCTTTTTTTGATAAGACTGCATCTCATACAGATAAAAGAGAAAATCCAACAGTTCTTTATTCTCCAACATTCACCAAAGGAATTTCTTCTGCTCCCTTTTTGTGGGAAACAATAAAACAATTGGTTGAGACCAAGCCCTGGAATTGGATTATAACTTTCCATCCAAAACTTGATGATCCCGAATTAATCCAAAAATATAAAGAGCTGGCCGATACACATGATAATGTAGTTTTTTATCGTTCCAATGATGGTCTTAACACCTTCAGAAAAACAGATGTTATGCTATGTGATAGCTCATCCATTATTGTAGAATACATGTTCCTGAATAAGCCGGTTGTTACTTTTCGCAATACACATCCGGGTAACCATTTACTGGATGTTATAAATGAAAACGAGATTGGAGATGCTATTGAAAAGGCGCTTTCACGACCCAAAGAACTTATGGATAACATCTATGCTTATACCATGCACCATGAACCGCATCGAGACGGAAAGAATTCGGCCCGTGTACTAGATGCTGTTGATGATTTTATAGAGAACTATAGGGGTAAGATTAAATCAAAACCTCTTAACTTAATACGAAAAATAAAACTAAGATTGAAGATAAAGTATTATCACTGGTGA
- the pdxB gene encoding 4-phosphoerythronate dehydrogenase PdxB, translating into MKVIIDNKIPYIEGIIEKLGGETPNEAIYIPGTKFTPEIVRDANALIIRTRTLCNRELLEGSNVKFIATATIGFDHIDTDYCKEAGITWTNAPGCNSASVAQYIHSTLLLLEKEKGFTLKGKCIGVVGIGNVGSKVCDVAQSLGMRVLMNDLPRADKEGAGIFTDIETITRECDVITFHTPLNKEGKYKTYHLADAGFFNSLKKSPVIINTSRGEVTETSALLSALEKKQISEAVIDVWENEPEISLELLNKVFLGTPHIAGYSADGKANATRMSLESFCRFFHINPDFDIQPVQPESSVIKASTEADAYLQMYDPRRDSNALKANPEMFEQLRGDYPLRREKEAYTIQIA; encoded by the coding sequence ATGAAAGTAATTATTGATAATAAGATTCCCTACATTGAGGGAATTATAGAAAAGCTTGGAGGAGAAACTCCAAACGAGGCTATATATATACCCGGAACAAAATTCACCCCCGAAATTGTTCGTGATGCCAATGCACTGATTATCCGCACCCGTACTCTCTGTAACCGTGAATTACTGGAAGGAAGTAATGTGAAGTTTATCGCTACTGCAACCATCGGTTTTGATCATATTGACACTGATTATTGCAAAGAAGCCGGGATTACCTGGACAAATGCTCCGGGATGCAATTCTGCTTCAGTGGCTCAATACATTCATTCCACACTATTGCTTCTGGAAAAAGAGAAAGGATTTACGCTGAAAGGAAAATGTATTGGTGTTGTTGGTATAGGAAATGTGGGAAGTAAGGTATGCGATGTTGCCCAATCACTGGGCATGCGGGTATTGATGAACGATCTTCCTCGTGCCGACAAAGAAGGTGCCGGAATATTTACCGATATAGAGACCATAACCCGCGAATGTGATGTAATCACTTTCCATACTCCGCTCAACAAGGAAGGCAAATATAAAACATACCATCTGGCCGATGCCGGTTTTTTCAATTCGCTAAAAAAGAGTCCTGTTATTATAAATACCTCCCGGGGTGAAGTGACTGAAACCTCTGCCCTACTCTCTGCTTTAGAAAAGAAACAAATCAGCGAAGCAGTTATTGATGTATGGGAGAACGAACCTGAAATCAGTCTGGAATTGCTTAACAAGGTATTTCTGGGTACTCCTCACATTGCAGGTTATTCAGCAGATGGGAAAGCGAACGCCACCCGCATGTCGTTAGAATCATTCTGCCGCTTTTTCCATATTAATCCGGATTTTGATATTCAACCTGTCCAACCGGAGAGCTCAGTAATCAAAGCCTCAACAGAAGCAGATGCTTATCTGCAAATGTATGATCCAAGGCGAGACAGCAACGCATTGAAGGCCAATCCAGAGATGTTTGAGCAATTGCGGGGTGATTATCCTTTGAGAAGAGAAAAAGAAGCGTATACTATTCAGATTGCATAA
- a CDS encoding ATP-binding cassette domain-containing protein, which yields MSIRLSNVSKFYGNQEVLHNVSFEVHPGEIAAFLGPNGAGKSTCMRIITGWLTDFKGTVSVCGNDIIRDPIAAKRCIGYLPENNPLYPEMYVREYLEYVGQIYRVANLHGLVDEMIERVKLEEVCGKTIGTLSKGFRQRVGLAQALIHNPEVLILDEPSSGLDPNQLTEIHSLIRELGKEKTILFSSHSLQEVSDLCQHAIIINKGNIVADAQISELTKEESLEDIFKRLTK from the coding sequence ATGTCTATCAGATTATCTAATGTATCCAAATTCTACGGAAATCAGGAAGTGCTTCATAATGTGAGCTTTGAGGTGCACCCGGGAGAAATTGCTGCTTTTCTTGGACCAAACGGAGCAGGCAAATCAACTTGCATGAGAATTATTACAGGATGGCTGACTGATTTCAAGGGTACAGTTAGCGTATGCGGAAATGATATTATCAGGGATCCTATTGCTGCCAAGCGCTGCATTGGCTATCTGCCGGAGAACAATCCGCTTTATCCGGAGATGTATGTCAGAGAATATCTGGAATATGTTGGTCAGATTTACCGGGTAGCAAACTTGCATGGTTTGGTAGACGAGATGATTGAACGGGTAAAACTGGAGGAAGTTTGCGGCAAGACTATAGGAACACTGTCGAAAGGATTCCGTCAGCGAGTGGGACTGGCGCAGGCTTTAATACATAATCCCGAAGTGCTGATTCTGGACGAACCGTCATCGGGTCTTGATCCTAACCAGCTAACTGAAATCCATTCTCTGATTAGAGAACTTGGAAAAGAAAAAACAATTCTATTTTCTTCTCACTCCTTACAGGAAGTTAGTGATTTGTGCCAACATGCAATTATTATTAATAAGGGTAATATTGTGGCTGATGCACAGATCAGTGAGCTAACTAAAGAGGAGTCTCTGGAGGATATTTTTAAAAGACTAACTAAATGA
- a CDS encoding DUF4422 domain-containing protein yields the protein MTDKEYMSKIIVCAHKQDFFISDDLYMPIQVGKSISNVDLEIQGDNSGDNISKKNREYCELTAHYWAWKNLKGIDQIGLAHYRRYLDFSNNSSVLLNAKPKSEVNSPKTDFNKLLDKYDIVLSNYDYHAASNKIHYCYKHILEDYEILRESLAELFPEYLPSFDHIMIRNNKASVGNMFFTKWAVFDAYSEWLFTLLFEVEKRVKLSPYDYQRRVFGFMAERLIDVYCHYNKLKVKRCPILYVADDYRNKSALDYNFRKIKKNVMFHLSSKRRL from the coding sequence ATGACTGATAAAGAATATATGTCTAAGATTATTGTCTGTGCGCATAAACAAGATTTTTTTATATCAGATGATTTGTATATGCCTATTCAGGTTGGTAAATCCATATCTAATGTTGATTTGGAAATCCAGGGAGATAATTCAGGTGATAATATAAGTAAAAAGAACAGAGAATATTGTGAACTAACAGCTCATTATTGGGCATGGAAAAATTTAAAAGGCATTGACCAGATTGGCTTAGCGCATTATCGGAGATATTTAGATTTTTCAAATAATTCGTCCGTTCTTTTAAATGCTAAACCAAAAAGTGAAGTAAATTCTCCTAAAACAGATTTTAATAAATTGCTTGATAAATATGACATAGTTCTATCTAACTATGATTATCATGCTGCTTCTAATAAAATTCATTATTGCTATAAACACATTTTGGAAGATTATGAGATCTTAAGAGAATCTTTAGCGGAATTATTTCCAGAGTATCTTCCTTCTTTTGATCATATAATGATTAGAAATAATAAGGCCTCTGTTGGAAATATGTTTTTTACAAAGTGGGCTGTTTTTGATGCTTATTCTGAATGGCTTTTTACTTTATTGTTTGAAGTAGAGAAAAGGGTAAAACTATCTCCATACGACTATCAGCGCAGAGTCTTTGGTTTTATGGCAGAACGCTTGATTGATGTTTATTGTCATTATAATAAATTGAAGGTTAAACGATGCCCAATTTTGTATGTGGCAGATGACTATAGAAACAAGAGCGCATTAGATTATAATTTTAGAAAGATAAAGAAGAATGTAATGTTTCATTTATCATCGAAAAGACGTCTTTAA